TCACACATCTGGTGCCCGTCCATTAGTGGCATCATCACATCACTGATGATTAAGTCCGGCATCTTCATCTCGATTTTGTTTAAGGCAACTAAACCGTTATCAGCCTCAATAATGTTGAATTGTTGCTGTAAACTCGATTTTAAAAACAACCGAAAATCCTCATTATCTTCCACCAGCAAAATGGTTTTTGCACCCCGATGAGCGGGTCGATTATTGGGGTGGTCAATCTTGTTTTGATCATCCCCCTTTAGCATTTCCTGTTCTGAAGCTTTGATTAAAGGGATAGCAACAACAAAACTGCTGCCTTTACCTTCAATACTTTCCACTGAGATATTTCCCCGGTGTAATTGAACATATTCCTTAGTAAGCGATAGGCCGATACCACTTCCGGCCATTTGATTATTTTTAAGGTTAGCTGCCTGAAAGAAGCGATCAAATATTTTATTCTGCTCCGTAAGAGGAATACCCACCCCTGTATCTTCTACGGCCAAGCTAAATTCATCTGAATTGGCAGCACGCAAATGGATATTGATCAGACCTCCTTTTGGCGTAAATTTAAAGGCGTTAGAAAGTAAATTATAAACAATGATTTCAAATTTTTCATAGTCGAGGTAAATATTAAGCTGCTCGACGTCGGTCACAAATTGCAGCATTATCCCCTCTGTGGCAGCGAGCTGTTCAAAGGATAAGATGATTTTTTTGAGAAAACTGATCAGTTCACCGCAAGAGGGCTCAAGGCGTAACTGTTGGCTACCAATTTTTTGAAAATCAAGCAAGCGATTTACCAGATGAAGCAAACGATTGGCATTGGAATGAATGAGTTCAAATTGCAGTTTGTTCTCTTTGTCTTTTTGTTCCACCATCATTTTTTCCAAAGGGGAAATGATCAAGGACAGTGGTGTTCTAAATTCATGACTGACATTGGCAAAAAAGTCGATTTTCATTTGCTGCAACAGGTGCTCACGCTCGGCGGCAGCCCTTTTCTTCCAAAGTTTTAAAGCCGAGATGATGAGCAATAAGATCAAAATCAGGTAAATAATATAAGCGGTATTGCTCAACCATGGCGCAGGAGCAATGTGCAAAATAACCGAGCGACTCTCATCGCTCCATACGCCATCATTGTTCGCTGCCTTTACCTTAAAAGTATACTTCCCCGCTGGTACATTGGTATATATCGCTTCGCGCTTGTTACCATCAAAATTCCACTGTTGATCAAAACCTTCTAGTTTGTAGGCATATTCACATTTCTCATGAGCCGTATTTGCAATTGCAACAAACTCAAATCTAAAATCCGACTGATAATATTCGAGTTTTATCGTCTGATCCTGCGCTCTCCCTTGTTGAAAGCTTTTGCTCTGTTTATATTTCCCAAGGGATTTATCCCGAACTTTCAAGTTAGTTATGACTATCCGAGGCACCTGTTGATTATCGTGAATATTGACAGGCTTGAACATGCTAATGCCGTTATTACCACCAAAAATAAGGTAGCCTTGCGACTGGCACAGCGCTTCGGGAAAATACTCATTGGCGGTCAAACCATCAGGCGTACCGTAGTTTTTTATTTTTCCACTTTCAGGATTTAGGCACGAAATACCATTGTTGGTACTCAACCATAGCATCCCCTTATGGTCCTCAATGATACCATTGATTGAATTACTTTCCAATCCATCCTGTTCTGTGAATGAGCGGAAGGTCTTTGTCTTACGGTCAAACAAATTCAAACCATAGGCAGTACCCACCCACAAGTTATTTTTTCGATCCTCATAGATGCAGTGAATATAATTATTTGATATTGACCCTTTGATATCAATATCATTGAGGTAACGAGTGAATGTCTCCTTTTTTGGGTCAAAGACATTGAGCCCATTGATTGTGCCCACCCAAATATTCCCGAGATGATCTTTCTTGATTACTTTGACTCTGTTATCAGAGATGGAATTTTCGGAACTGTTCTTACTATAATGCCTGAAATCACCCGACACGGTGTTATATATATCCAAACCATTACCTACACTTCCAATATATAAGTCATTTTTATCCTTCAGCAGTGCGTAGATACTTGCTGAACTGAGGCTATTGGAATTACCTTCTTCAGGACGGAAAATTTTGCTGGTGCCTGTTTTTTTGTTAAAAAGGTTCAGCCCATCGAGGGTACCGACCCACAAATAATCCGGACTTTCCTCGGTGATACACAAGATAAAATCATTACTGATCGACTCTTCTTCTTCAGGATCATGCTTAAAGTGGGTAAACTCCAGTGTATTAATATTGAATCGGCTCAGGGATCCATCAACCTTGGTCCCGACCCAAACATCTCCCTGACTGTCTGTAAATAAAGAGCGCACCCGGTTATTACACAAACCCAAAGAGGTGAAATTATCCCTTACAGAAATGAAGGGTTTACGGTTTTTATCCAGCAGGTTAAGGCCTGAATCCTGAGTGCCGAACCACAGGTTCCCAAAATCATCTTCAAAGAAACTAATGATGGCATTGGAGTTGATCCCATCTCGCTCAAATTTAGATAACTGCAATCGGTTTACCTCTCCACTTTGGTTGATAAAAATCAGTCCTTTGTCTTGAATTGCAAACCAACTGTTCCCTTCCCTGTCATATTTCAAGAAGGATAGTCGCCCCTTCTGCTTTGATGGAAACGGATGCTTCCGGAGACTCTGGTCATTGAATAATTGATAATAATTCGACAGGTTCTCACTGACTCCTATCATGACTGATCCGTCAGGTTTCATCTCCAAATTGCTGATCTCATACCCTTGAAGGTATTGGGCTACAATTTCATTTTGTTTGATTACATATAAGCCATTTTTGGTACCCACCATCACCCCCCATAGCGGGTGAAGGGTAAGACAAACAATGCTGTTACTCAGCAGAGCGGCTATCGGTGACTCACTGCTGAAAACCTGTTTAACTTTACCCTCAGCATTTAACTTTATCAAGCCTCGGTGATCTGTTCCTACCCAAATACTTTTTTCTGAATCTATGGTAAGGCAAGTAATCATTGCCTTTTCACGTTTGTCCTCGAAAAGGTCTAAACGCTTGATTTGCCCATTGATCAGGTTTAAGGTATTGAGTCCGTGACTTGTGCCTATCCATAAAAATTTATGTTTATCTTCTATTAGGCATGAAATGACATTGTTGCTTAGAGAAGCAGTATCATTTGGTGCATACTGAAATGTTTTAAAAGTATATCCATCATAACGATTCAAGCCATCTCTTGTGCCGAACCACATAAACCCATTCGAGTCCTGATAAATGGATTTTACATGATTAGACACCAGCCCATTTTGAGTTGTCAAGTGCTTAAACACTTTATCTCCACAAGCTGCAAAAAGCGGCTGATGGATCACAAAAATAATACAGAAAATGACAAATCGCATAAACATAATTTACATTAAAAAAATAGTCAAAATTCACTAACATCATGACCATACCTGCCAATAGTCCGATCGAGTCCTGTAAGTTATTCAGTTCCGAAGATTCGGAAAAAATTAAATATTTACATCAATCAAAATATTTTTTTTAGTCAATAAAAATAGAATATTATTGCTTGTTTATTAATGGGATTACCATATTCCAACTTTTCTTACCGTTATGAAATCCTCCTTTACCATCCATGGTGGCAAAAAACAAGTGGGTTGGCCTGTTCTCTTCAATCAAAACAAATGGCCGCTCGAGCTGTCCCTGCAATTGCTCATGCCCATCATCCCAACGGACGGTTCGTGTGTACGCTAAAGGATCTTTGTCCAGTGTCCAATGTTTTGCATCCTGAGAATGAGCCAATAATCCGGCATGTCTTTTTTTGACGATCTTTCCCGTCATATCTTTGGCAATCATATGATATCCCTGCTGATCTTTCCACAGGTGAGGGTCTTCAACCTCTCCGAAAGTTTCGGCTGAGAAAATGGGCTCATCAGAGGTTACCGTATATGGTCCTCGATAAGATTTGGCGGTCGCCATGCCGATAGCCATACCAGAGTGCGTAATTGAATCCTGCTGATAGCTTCGCCCTTTAAACAACAAAATAACCGACCCATCTTCTTCAATTAAGGGCGAAGGATTGGAGGTCAGAAAGCTGTAAAATGAATTAGGTTTGACATCCAAAATTGGTTTATCAAGCCGCTCCCATGGTCCATAGGGACTTTTCGATATTGCCACACCGATTCGTTTGTTCCATCTTCCGGCAATGCACCACTTACTCTCAAGGGTAAGTAGATCTGCATTATGTTCATTAAGCTTTTCAAAAGGGTGAGTAGATCCCATATAAAAGAGAATATACGCTTGATTGTGCTTGACAATTTTTGGATTATGACAGGAACGACCATCCCAAAACTGCGCTCCCCGATCTCCCAAAGCCACATCACTAAATTGATAAGGCCCTTCAGGGGTATCTGCTACCGCATGAATAATTTCGGAGGCAATCATCCAGCCAGGATGAAACTTTAAATAATCCGGCCATCGGGAAGCATACATATGGTATTTATCATCCTCCCCTTTCACCACCGAACTGCCCCATACCCAGTATCCATCCATCTCAAATCCGCCCCCAACCGGTGCTTGGCCGAGCTCGCCAAGAGCGGACGCCTGTCCAAATAGCTGCATTGGAATAATGAACAGCATAAAGTATAAAATTTTATTAAACATTATCGTGATATTTTATTTACTTTATTTGATAGGTAGCATACCATAATCATCGTTTTTGTTTCCATCATGTATTTCATCCGTTCAAGATTTGACTTGACATGGGTAATAGCAGGATGAACAAAATATCGTGCAGCAGGGCTCAAAATAGAGCGTATTTGCAGTAAGATAAATAGAGAAAATTAATGTTTTTCATGTTTAAAAAATTAGCGGTAGATAAGTTAATTTTACCTCAAAACCTATTGGGTAACAGCAACAGAAGCATCCGTTTGATCCCACAAACGATAAGGGTCGTCATGGGCTTGCATTTGCTCCAATAACAACTGTTCCATTTCCTGACGCTTTAGTGCGTATTCTGGCTTATCTGCCAAATTGGTCTCCATCGGGTGGCTCCGCTTATGCTCAGGTAAATACTCGTGGGAATTTTGCTCCAAATTGAACAATTGGGTCTGTTGTATTTGCCCCTGCATCAAATCATATTTGATCAGCTTCCATCCGTCTTTTATGACCGTTCGCATCCCCGGCTTAGTGCCTCCTGCATACACCCCATACATTACCTCCCTGATGGTTTCCTGCGAACCATCCAGTAGTGGAACCATGCTTTTTCCTTCCACCGTTTCAGGAATAGGAATTTCTGCCAAATCGCAAACCGTGGGCAAAATATCAGATAAATACACATTACCCTTCACCCGCTTTCCTTGCTTTACGCCTGGCCCCTTGACAATAAAGGGCACCCGCAGACTATGCTCATACAAATTCTGCTTTCCCATCAGCCCATGTCGTCCAAGTGCAATCCCATGATCTGAGGTATAAATGATGTATGTATTCTCAAGCTCCCCCATTTGCTCAAGCCTATCCAATACTTTAGCCAACTGTATATCAATATTTTCTGAACAGGCCAATTCTCTTCCCTGCTCATTTCGTATGGTCGCTTCATCCCGGTTTTTCCAAACCCCACTCACCCGCTCTTCATCACGTAAGTCCGGATGCCCATGAAAAAACGGGTGTTCAGTTAAATAATTATCTGGCAGCGGTGGCTGATTAGGATTGAGTGCAGGCAAATGCTTGGAAGATTTATGGTTTACCGCCCCATATTTTTTCAACAAGTCGGGTTTGCCATTTCGGGTATCATGCGGATGTGAGAAACCAAAATAGATGAAAAATGGTGCTTCTTCTTTTTGCGCTACACGACCATCAAGGTAATTTAACACCTGCTCAGCATGCCAAGCACTTCCTGTTTCATCCGTGCTCCCTCTTTTGGTTTTATCTTTTACAACACTGAATTGTTTGTTGGCTCCCGGGTAAGAATTACCAGCCTTGCAGGTTCTCATCGTTTTGTATCCTGCTCGGTTGAATATCGCCCCAATACTCATGGTATCGAGCGGGTCTGCTGCTGTTTGATTTTGAAATTCGGCACTTTTGGGTAAGTGCCATACACTACGGCCTGTCATGATCATGTGCCGAGATGGGGTACAAACTGCTCCATTCATCGAGCCCATGTGCCTTGCCGCATCAATCACCACACCCTCTTCTGCAAGCTTATCAATCGCAGGGCTATTTAATGGTGAGGAGGCATTATACACCTTCAGGTCAAAAGGAGTTTGATCGTCCACAAGAACGAATAAAAAATTAGGCTTCTTCTTGGCTTGATTACAAGATCCAAAAATGGCGATGGCAGCGAGGGCCAGGGCGGTTTTTCTGAAAAAATTAGATATCATAATAGATTGATTTTTGCCCTTCTACCTGTAGCTATCACTAATTTATTTTAGTCTAAACCACTTATTTGCTCCTGACCTTCTTGGGCATTAATTAATAAAATTAAGCACCAAACAATCCTCACAAAGGAGTCGCCTTCTTACCATAGCTTGAAAGCATTATCCCTCATTATTATTTGGTGCATCTTTAATTACTTCATATTCACCTGCTGTTCAACAGCTGTAGAAACAGGCTTATCACTATGTTCTTCCCGAATTAATTGACCTTCAAGGAACTCTTTAGTAACAATCTTTACCTGACCTTGCTCCAGGCCTGAAATCTT
This sequence is a window from Persicobacter psychrovividus. Protein-coding genes within it:
- a CDS encoding hybrid sensor histidine kinase/response regulator transcription factor, encoding MRFVIFCIIFVIHQPLFAACGDKVFKHLTTQNGLVSNHVKSIYQDSNGFMWFGTRDGLNRYDGYTFKTFQYAPNDTASLSNNVISCLIEDKHKFLWIGTSHGLNTLNLINGQIKRLDLFEDKREKAMITCLTIDSEKSIWVGTDHRGLIKLNAEGKVKQVFSSESPIAALLSNSIVCLTLHPLWGVMVGTKNGLYVIKQNEIVAQYLQGYEISNLEMKPDGSVMIGVSENLSNYYQLFNDQSLRKHPFPSKQKGRLSFLKYDREGNSWFAIQDKGLIFINQSGEVNRLQLSKFERDGINSNAIISFFEDDFGNLWFGTQDSGLNLLDKNRKPFISVRDNFTSLGLCNNRVRSLFTDSQGDVWVGTKVDGSLSRFNINTLEFTHFKHDPEEEESISNDFILCITEESPDYLWVGTLDGLNLFNKKTGTSKIFRPEEGNSNSLSSASIYALLKDKNDLYIGSVGNGLDIYNTVSGDFRHYSKNSSENSISDNRVKVIKKDHLGNIWVGTINGLNVFDPKKETFTRYLNDIDIKGSISNNYIHCIYEDRKNNLWVGTAYGLNLFDRKTKTFRSFTEQDGLESNSINGIIEDHKGMLWLSTNNGISCLNPESGKIKNYGTPDGLTANEYFPEALCQSQGYLIFGGNNGISMFKPVNIHDNQQVPRIVITNLKVRDKSLGKYKQSKSFQQGRAQDQTIKLEYYQSDFRFEFVAIANTAHEKCEYAYKLEGFDQQWNFDGNKREAIYTNVPAGKYTFKVKAANNDGVWSDESRSVILHIAPAPWLSNTAYIIYLILILLLIISALKLWKKRAAAEREHLLQQMKIDFFANVSHEFRTPLSLIISPLEKMMVEQKDKENKLQFELIHSNANRLLHLVNRLLDFQKIGSQQLRLEPSCGELISFLKKIILSFEQLAATEGIMLQFVTDVEQLNIYLDYEKFEIIVYNLLSNAFKFTPKGGLINIHLRAANSDEFSLAVEDTGVGIPLTEQNKIFDRFFQAANLKNNQMAGSGIGLSLTKEYVQLHRGNISVESIEGKGSSFVVAIPLIKASEQEMLKGDDQNKIDHPNNRPAHRGAKTILLVEDNEDFRLFLKSSLQQQFNIIEADNGLVALNKIEMKMPDLIISDVMMPLMDGHQMCEQLKKDPITAPIPIILLTAQNTAEGQVKGFASGADQYLSKPFKFDVLHSMICGLFESRQSLQQAFSKKIGVELSDIEITTNDEKLIHKVLKYIEDHMDQPELTVETLSADLDISRGHLYRKIRALTNRSPSDFIRRVRLKRAAQLLETTQLTISEIAYMVGFSNPKYFSKCFKTEFNQLPSQYAAENRIQATEII
- a CDS encoding glycoside hydrolase family protein, with amino-acid sequence MFNKILYFMLFIIPMQLFGQASALGELGQAPVGGGFEMDGYWVWGSSVVKGEDDKYHMYASRWPDYLKFHPGWMIASEIIHAVADTPEGPYQFSDVALGDRGAQFWDGRSCHNPKIVKHNQAYILFYMGSTHPFEKLNEHNADLLTLESKWCIAGRWNKRIGVAISKSPYGPWERLDKPILDVKPNSFYSFLTSNPSPLIEEDGSVILLFKGRSYQQDSITHSGMAIGMATAKSYRGPYTVTSDEPIFSAETFGEVEDPHLWKDQQGYHMIAKDMTGKIVKKRHAGLLAHSQDAKHWTLDKDPLAYTRTVRWDDGHEQLQGQLERPFVLIEENRPTHLFFATMDGKGGFHNGKKSWNMVIPLINKQ
- a CDS encoding sulfatase-like hydrolase/transferase, producing MISNFFRKTALALAAIAIFGSCNQAKKKPNFLFVLVDDQTPFDLKVYNASSPLNSPAIDKLAEEGVVIDAARHMGSMNGAVCTPSRHMIMTGRSVWHLPKSAEFQNQTAADPLDTMSIGAIFNRAGYKTMRTCKAGNSYPGANKQFSVVKDKTKRGSTDETGSAWHAEQVLNYLDGRVAQKEEAPFFIYFGFSHPHDTRNGKPDLLKKYGAVNHKSSKHLPALNPNQPPLPDNYLTEHPFFHGHPDLRDEERVSGVWKNRDEATIRNEQGRELACSENIDIQLAKVLDRLEQMGELENTYIIYTSDHGIALGRHGLMGKQNLYEHSLRVPFIVKGPGVKQGKRVKGNVYLSDILPTVCDLAEIPIPETVEGKSMVPLLDGSQETIREVMYGVYAGGTKPGMRTVIKDGWKLIKYDLMQGQIQQTQLFNLEQNSHEYLPEHKRSHPMETNLADKPEYALKRQEMEQLLLEQMQAHDDPYRLWDQTDASVAVTQ